TAGTTTATAGTCATTTTTGAGCCCTATGAAGAGTAACGAAACAAAGTCCACGGTCAGCAGACGGATGATAATACTAAGTCAGCTGGAAAAGAACGGGGAGGTCAATATCAATGACCTTAGTTCATCGCTCGGGGTGAGTACCGTAACTATTCGGAATGACCTGGAGCAACTGGAAAAGAAAAATATGCTGTTGCGCGCCAGGGGTGGGGCCATGAAGATTTCGCAGGATCACGTTAGTCTTGATTTTCCGTTGTCGGATAAACAGAAAAAACACCTGCTTGAAAAAAAGGAGATTGGCAAGAAAGCCACGGAGCTGATAGAAGAGCGCAATACCATTATTCTGGATTCCGGATCCACCACTTTTGAAATTGCCAAGAACCTAGGGAAATTTGAAGAATTAACCGTTATTACTAACGCCATTAATGTGGCCAATTACCTGGCGGAGCAAAGAAATATCACCGTAATCGTACCGGGCGGCACGCTTCGTAATAATTCTCTTTCTTTGGTAGGTAATCTGGCGGAAAAAGGGTTCAAGAACTATTTTTGCGATAAACTCTTCCTGGGCGTAGATGGATTTGATATCAGTTATGGTTTATCCACGCCCAACGTGGAAGAAGCTCACCTGAACCAGATCATGATAGAAATGTCACAAAAAGTGATTGTGGTGGCCGATTCCAGCAAATTCGGGCGGCGGGGCTTTGCCTTTATTGCCCCCATCAACCGCATCCATGCCCTGATTACGGATAGCGGTATCCCGCTGGAAGTGAAAAATAAACTCATAGGCATGGGGATAGAAGTGCTAATCGCATAAGTGCCTCGGATTTTCTTTTAATACAAGCTATTGTACCTGCTAAGTTACTACATATGTTCAGGTGCAACCGGCGAGGTAAAATGTAACTATTCTGTTTCCGGTTCAAAAACAGAGTCGATTTTGATTCCGGTATAGCAGTTTATAGGTATTTGAAACATACCTGTTTATAACATTGTGTTACTTCTGGTTCTGCTTTTCTGTTTTTTTTAAATTTTTATTATTTAGAAAGAGTAGATGCTCTGTTATGCATCCGGGTGTAGGATGCTGGCGATCTATTGCCCTATTTTTTTGACCGGAAAATACCTGAGCTTATAAAATCATTAAACTTAAATACTTCCTGCATTGTGCAATCAGGAAAGTACAACCACCTTAATAAACCTTAATAGCTATGAAAAAAAATCGCAGGGAATTCCTGAAAATAACCGGTTTTGCAGGTATAAGCGTTGCGGGGGCTAGTATCTTGCCCGGCTTTGCTAACGAAAAAAATAAAGGGAATATCCCTGATAGGGAAATAGATGAAAAAGATCAAAGCATCATTGGGTTATACGGTGCCTGGGCAAATTCTTTAAACGCAAACAAATTGCCTCCCTTTTCTTTTAGAAACCAAAAATGGCCGGATCTGGAAAAATGGCGAAAAGCGGCGAAAGACCGGGTAGTGGAACGATTAGCTATTCCGGACATAGGCGGTTTACCCAAAGTAACAATAAAGAAGCAGTACAACTATGACGGCTTACATATAGAAGAACTTAGTTGGCAATTACCTTATGGCCGCCCAACAGAAGCGATTTTATTAAAGCCGCAGAACGCGAAAGGCCAGCTGCCCGGTATTCTGGCTTTACACGATCATGCCGCCAACAAATATTTTGGTTGTCATAAAATCACCCGGACTTCGGATAAGCAACATTCGTTGATGAAATACCACCAGGAACACTACTATAGCGGTATTGCCTGGGCGAATGAAATAGCCAAACGCGGGTATGTGGTTTTGGTTGCTGATGCCTTTGCGTTTGCCAGCCGCCGGGTAATGCTACAGGATGTGCCCACCCGACAGCGAAATGGTTTAACGGATCCCGGCCTGGAAAATTCGGAAGGTATTGCAAGTTATAACACTTGGGCCGCCGATCACGAGCATATAATGGCTAAATCTTTATTTTGCGCCGGCACCACCTGGCCCGGAGTATTTTATGCCGAAGACCAAAAAGCGCTGGACGTTTTGTGTGCCCGGGCAGATGTGGATGCAGATAAAGTAGGCTGTGGAGGACTTTCGGGTGGAGGCCTTAGAACCGTTTTTTTGGCTGGCCTTGATCCAAGAATCAAGTGTGCAGTTGATGTTGGCTTTATGAGTACCTGGAAAGATTTTCTCCTTAATAGATCCTATACCCATACCTGGATGACGTATGTTCCTTTACTCCCAAATGAGTTAGATTTTCCGGATATATTAAGTTTAAGGGCGCCACTACCAATCCTGGTTTTAAATGATAGTGATGACCAATTGTATACTTTGCCCGAAATGAACCAAGCCGAAAAAGTGTTAGCGGAGGTATATAAAAAAGCCGGAGCGGAAGATCGTTTTAAGTGCTCTTATTACCCGGGACCCCATAAGTTTGATGACAAAATGCAGCAGGAAGCTTTTAATTGGTTTGACCAATGGTTAAAAGCCTGATTTTAAATAAGCAGCCAGAGAGAATTTTTAAAATTTTAGCCATCATGTGTCTGCTTTCAAGACAATAGAAAAGTAAATCAAAAATTTAATGGAAATAAAAATTTTTAAAAATCCGATGGAGTTGGGCAAATCTGCGGGCAGAGCAGCGGCTGACTTAATTCGGCAAACGATAGCTGATCAGGGTTACGCGAATGTAATATTAGCCACCGGTACGAGCCAGTTCGAAACTCTAAATCAGCTTATTGCTGAAAAGGATATTGATTGGACTAAAGTAACCATGTTCCATTTGGATGAATATATTGGCTTACCCATTACGGCCAAAGCCAGTTTTCGGAGATATTTAAAAGAACGTTTCCTGGACAAGGTTCCGGCCTTAAAAGCAACCTACCTGGTAAACGGAGAAAATAATCCAGAAGCAGAATGTGAACGTTTAGGTATTGCCATTAATTTGCATCCGATTGATGTGGCCTTGGTTGGAATAGGAGAGAATGGCCATTTAGCCTTTAATGATCCCCCTGCTGATTTTGATACGGAGCAGCCCTACATTATTGTGGAATTAGATGAGCAATGTCGTCGGCAGCAATTTAATGAGGGGTGGTTTGATACTTTGGAAGATGTGCCCAATAAAGCTATCAGTATGTCGGTGAAGCAAATTATGAAAGCGAAGCATATTATCTGCTCGGTACCGGATAGCCGCAAAGCAACCGCCGTACGCAACTGTTTAGAAGAAGCCGTTGACAACCAGTACCCTGCCAGTATTTTGCAACTGCATTCTAACTGCAGCTATTATTTAGACGAAGCATCCGCTTCCTTGCTATCAGCGGATGTGCAAGAAAATTTAAAAAACTGAGTGGTTTATATGCTGTTCTAAATAGTTTATAAGGGTTGAGCCGCTTAAATTTATTGGGTTCATAACCCAAAGCTCACAGGTTCGAGTCTTGTTCCCGCTACTTAAAATTTAGAAGGCCTTTCTACTTTAGAAAGGCCTTTTAGATATTCTTTCAGAACCGCATTTCTGTCAAATTGAATCGTACCATTGGTTCAAGTTTAGCCTTGCCCAGCAAGGCTCCGGATAGGTGGCAAATCCCTAAGTGGCTGTTTTTACCAAGGGCAACTGGTTGGTTCCGGAAAGTATTCTTCGCTTATAAATTTTCCGGTTGGTCCATCCGGACCAGTTAAGGCATATTTTGTAATCCGGGCACCGGCTTCCTGCACAGTACTGGTGCCTTGGTAATTGGTAAAGTCGGTTTTGGTATATCCCGGGCAAACCATATTTATTTTAAACAAAGTATCGCGCAGTTCATAAGCCAGATTAATGGTATACATGTTCAGGGCAGCTTTGCTGGATTGGTATACGGCCAGTTTGTAGTTGTAACCGCTACTGGCTGGGTCGGCGGCTAAAGTAAGCGAGGCCATGGCGGTACTTACATTTACAATGCGGGGTACCGGCGATTTTTTTAAAAATTCTATAAACGCCTGGGTTACCCGCGCTATCCCGAACACATTGGTTTCGTACACGTTCCTGAACTGGTCCATGGTAGCATCCAAGGCCGATTGCGGAAACCCGCCCGAAATGCCCGCATTATTAATTAATACATCCAGAACTTCTGTTTTTTTGCTTATTACTCTTGCCGCAGCATCTACAGATGCCTGATCGGTAACATCTAACTGCACGGCTTCTAGGTTATGTAGGCCATCTGCTTTAAGTTTTGCTACGGCCGCTTGGCCGCTTTCCAGGTTGCGGCTGCCTACATAAACAAAGAAACCTTTTTGGGTAAGTTGTTTGGCTACTTCCAAGCCAATGCCTTTGTTGGCGCCGGTAATTAATGCTGTTTTCATGTAACAAATTATTTAAATTACAACAGCAAAAGTAGCGGTCAAGAAACCGGGCGAGGCGGACAAATCATGAGAATAGCTGGATTAATCGTGGTGCTCGGCTAAGTATGTGCTGATGCTTTTGCCGGTGTACTTTTTAAATAACCGTGAAAAATAATCGGGGTCGTTGAAGCCCAGTTCGTAGGCAAGTTCTTTCACCGAAAAATTGGAATACTGCAGTTTACGCTGCGCTTCCAGCATGAGCCGGTTTGTCATCCATTCTTTGGGCGATACACCCGCAAATTCTTTAACAACCCCATACAGGCTGCTGGTAGTCATGTTTAATTTTTCAGCAATGGAGTGTACATCGTGCTGCTCCGTCAGGTGCGTTTCTACGGCTAGTTTAAAGGCGATGTATTTGTTCAGCTTCGGATTGGCTACTATTACTTGGTTGCTTTGTTCAAAATAAGCGCTGTTAAACTCAGTTAAAAGGGTGTTTAGGTGGGCTAAAACAATTTCTGTTTTGGGTGGCTTGCCTTTGGTATGCAGCAACTGGAACAAATTAGAAAAAACAGACTTTACCCGTTCTTTAGCCTCCGGATCGAAGGTGATGGTGTTGGTATTGAGCGGGTTTAACAAAAACGGAAAAGAATTTGGCAAGAGCGCCAGCGTACTTTCATCAAACCCTACTTTATAGTTCGGGTAATGATGCACTTGGGTCGGGTTACAGAAGATTTGATTGGGTAAACCAAAAATTAACTGGCTGCCGGCAATGGTAATATCCTGTAAATCTATTTTATACGTTTCGGAGCCTTCTTCCAGAAATACAAAATAGTAAAAAGATAGCTTATGCGGCTGCAGCAACTTTTCCAGAATATCCGGTGGTACGGCAACTTGGCAATTTTCGTTCACCGTAAGCTCCAACCGGGGGTGATGCTTCATCCGGTTAATAATTCCTGCGAGTTCTTGCATTTATCTTTTAGTACTTTATACAAATATAAAGCCCCAGAAGTTTTTTGCTTCCGGGGCTTATTTAATTTTAAAATATGCGCTTATTAATAAGATCTACAGGCAAGTAAGTTTATGTGTTACTAAATTATGGCATCGCAGTACCAGTTTTCTAAATCAAATTTTATTTCTTTTTGGGCCGGAATTAAATGCTGAATGGCTTCGGTAACCGGATAAGCATATTTCTCGGCATTGTATTTTTTTATAGGCGTGGCAAAGGTAGAATAAGTTTTAAAATTTTCGTCGGTGTCGGTGCTCTCGGGCGATAAAGGAACTAAGCGCGGATAGCCCAAGGCCGTATCCACTGTTTTACAAAATGCATCCGCTTCTTCCTTCATGTTAAAAATTACGTACTGAATCATGCCTGCCATGGTCTTACCAATTTATTGTACTTTGTATGCTACTTAATTCCGGCTTCGTGTTGCGTAGAAGCTCTTGTTTTTAAATTAAAAAATTACTGCGTTTTTAATGCGCCATATACATTTATCGCCCGAATTAGAAAAGGTAACCCAAGCTTTATGTATTCTGACAAAAACAAAGCCAAACCAGATTGAAATTTTTTAAATTTTATTAACCACCAGAGTAAAAAAAACAGCGAAGTAGTGGATAGGTTTAGCCCAAAAACGAATTAGAGCGTCAAAATTTGCATTACTTTATTTCATATTGCCGTTGGTGCAGCGGAAAACCAGAGAAAATTGGTATATTTTGAATCTGAAATAAAACCACTGCCAGTTCAGGTTGTAAATAAAAACTTATGAAAAATACTTCTTTAAATCGCAGAAAGTTTGTAAAAGATACTTTAGCCGGAGCCGC
The sequence above is a segment of the Adhaeribacter swui genome. Coding sequences within it:
- the agaR gene encoding transcriptional repressor AgaR, whose amino-acid sequence is MKSNETKSTVSRRMIILSQLEKNGEVNINDLSSSLGVSTVTIRNDLEQLEKKNMLLRARGGAMKISQDHVSLDFPLSDKQKKHLLEKKEIGKKATELIEERNTIILDSGSTTFEIAKNLGKFEELTVITNAINVANYLAEQRNITVIVPGGTLRNNSLSLVGNLAEKGFKNYFCDKLFLGVDGFDISYGLSTPNVEEAHLNQIMIEMSQKVIVVADSSKFGRRGFAFIAPINRIHALITDSGIPLEVKNKLIGMGIEVLIA
- a CDS encoding dienelactone hydrolase family protein, whose translation is MKKNRREFLKITGFAGISVAGASILPGFANEKNKGNIPDREIDEKDQSIIGLYGAWANSLNANKLPPFSFRNQKWPDLEKWRKAAKDRVVERLAIPDIGGLPKVTIKKQYNYDGLHIEELSWQLPYGRPTEAILLKPQNAKGQLPGILALHDHAANKYFGCHKITRTSDKQHSLMKYHQEHYYSGIAWANEIAKRGYVVLVADAFAFASRRVMLQDVPTRQRNGLTDPGLENSEGIASYNTWAADHEHIMAKSLFCAGTTWPGVFYAEDQKALDVLCARADVDADKVGCGGLSGGGLRTVFLAGLDPRIKCAVDVGFMSTWKDFLLNRSYTHTWMTYVPLLPNELDFPDILSLRAPLPILVLNDSDDQLYTLPEMNQAEKVLAEVYKKAGAEDRFKCSYYPGPHKFDDKMQQEAFNWFDQWLKA
- a CDS encoding glucosamine-6-phosphate deaminase → MEIKIFKNPMELGKSAGRAAADLIRQTIADQGYANVILATGTSQFETLNQLIAEKDIDWTKVTMFHLDEYIGLPITAKASFRRYLKERFLDKVPALKATYLVNGENNPEAECERLGIAINLHPIDVALVGIGENGHLAFNDPPADFDTEQPYIIVELDEQCRRQQFNEGWFDTLEDVPNKAISMSVKQIMKAKHIICSVPDSRKATAVRNCLEEAVDNQYPASILQLHSNCSYYLDEASASLLSADVQENLKN
- a CDS encoding SDR family oxidoreductase, with protein sequence MKTALITGANKGIGLEVAKQLTQKGFFVYVGSRNLESGQAAVAKLKADGLHNLEAVQLDVTDQASVDAAARVISKKTEVLDVLINNAGISGGFPQSALDATMDQFRNVYETNVFGIARVTQAFIEFLKKSPVPRIVNVSTAMASLTLAADPASSGYNYKLAVYQSSKAALNMYTINLAYELRDTLFKINMVCPGYTKTDFTNYQGTSTVQEAGARITKYALTGPDGPTGKFISEEYFPEPTSCPW
- a CDS encoding AraC family transcriptional regulator, producing MQELAGIINRMKHHPRLELTVNENCQVAVPPDILEKLLQPHKLSFYYFVFLEEGSETYKIDLQDITIAGSQLIFGLPNQIFCNPTQVHHYPNYKVGFDESTLALLPNSFPFLLNPLNTNTITFDPEAKERVKSVFSNLFQLLHTKGKPPKTEIVLAHLNTLLTEFNSAYFEQSNQVIVANPKLNKYIAFKLAVETHLTEQHDVHSIAEKLNMTTSSLYGVVKEFAGVSPKEWMTNRLMLEAQRKLQYSNFSVKELAYELGFNDPDYFSRLFKKYTGKSISTYLAEHHD